Proteins from a single region of Methanobacterium sp. Maddingley MBC34:
- a CDS encoding putative DNA-binding protein (Zn-ribbon domain containing protein) (PFAM: Domain of unknown function (DUF1743); OB-fold nucleic acid binding domain), with product MNDVDMNSDLYNIYVGMDDTDSASGMCTTYICSVIMDRLKACGFRVEGPPRLIRLNPFAPHKTRGNGAVSFKLVLKSKKDVETAKYLILKMVGELAVMEDPKTNPGVVFYDGEVTPELQDYALRTIRTIVTQEEAEKLAEEVGAEIFKFKKGRGIIGSLAAIGCPLTDATYELLAYRDPSNYGKKRKVNPESVLEMNQNTYPDTFDNVDDGYMAITPHTPCPVLYGIRGETPEAVKEAHEMVKVSEPIESFRVFLTNQHTDLHLQKIDAISNMNQFQCYIVQGTVKTTPLVIEGGHVIFTLEDESGEVECAAYEPTKEFRDVVRKLAPGDQVVVYGGIGNKGTLNVEKIKITALAPLYEYLNPRCECGKRMKSAGKGKGYKCPQCGNKLRENSKKDEKGDSKENKELKERIEVERTIETGFYEVPPSARRHLSKPLVRC from the coding sequence ATGAATGATGTTGATATGAATTCTGACTTGTATAATATTTATGTAGGTATGGATGACACTGACTCTGCTAGTGGAATGTGCACAACATATATATGTTCTGTGATAATGGACCGACTTAAAGCTTGTGGTTTTAGAGTGGAGGGTCCACCACGTCTGATACGCCTTAATCCATTCGCACCCCATAAAACAAGAGGAAATGGAGCAGTATCATTTAAATTGGTCTTAAAATCAAAAAAAGATGTTGAAACTGCCAAATATCTTATTTTAAAGATGGTGGGAGAACTGGCGGTAATGGAAGACCCTAAAACCAATCCAGGTGTGGTATTTTATGATGGTGAGGTAACTCCTGAACTTCAGGATTATGCCCTCAGAACCATCAGAACCATCGTAACTCAGGAAGAAGCTGAAAAGTTAGCAGAGGAGGTGGGGGCAGAGATATTCAAGTTCAAAAAGGGAAGGGGCATAATTGGGTCCCTGGCAGCTATTGGCTGTCCTCTGACTGATGCCACCTACGAGTTATTAGCCTATCGTGATCCATCAAACTACGGTAAAAAAAGAAAGGTTAACCCGGAATCTGTCCTGGAAATGAATCAAAACACATACCCTGATACTTTTGACAATGTTGATGATGGTTACATGGCTATAACCCCACATACACCATGTCCAGTGCTTTATGGGATTAGGGGAGAGACACCAGAAGCAGTTAAAGAAGCCCATGAAATGGTGAAGGTATCTGAACCCATCGAATCTTTCAGGGTGTTTTTAACTAACCAGCACACTGATCTGCACCTGCAAAAAATAGATGCCATTTCCAATATGAACCAGTTTCAGTGTTACATTGTTCAGGGAACTGTTAAAACCACCCCATTGGTTATTGAAGGAGGACACGTTATTTTCACCCTGGAGGATGAATCTGGAGAGGTGGAATGTGCGGCGTATGAACCTACTAAAGAGTTCCGTGATGTGGTACGCAAGCTGGCTCCTGGAGACCAAGTAGTGGTCTACGGCGGAATTGGAAATAAGGGAACCCTTAATGTGGAAAAAATCAAAATAACTGCGTTAGCGCCTTTATATGAATATTTGAATCCACGTTGTGAATGTGGTAAGCGCATGAAATCTGCAGGGAAAGGTAAGGGTTATAAGTGCCCCCAGTGTGGTAATAAACTACGTGAAAACTCAAAAAAGGATGAAAAAGGAGATTCTAAAGAAAATAAAGAATTAAAAGAAAGAATAGAAGTTGAAAGAACCATTGAAACTGGATTTTATGAGGTTCCGCCATCTGCACGTCGCCATCTGAGTAAACCGTTAGTTAGATGTTGA
- a CDS encoding putative transcriptional regulator (PFAM: Helix-turn-helix), whose amino-acid sequence MSNMPLHRDHIIIEINELLSNHGFDTSNIYDRSCFDLVARRELLLLLMKVLVNIDGFSAAHAQEIKRVARTFFASPILVGLKSKNEALEEDVVYERHGIPVIAPSTLRNIVVEEIYPEIFADRGGYYVQIDGQVIKQMREQQNLSLKDLADRAHVSRETIYKYETGRVRAQPDTAFLLESILDMRITLSVNLFAVPKEEDAAEVKKGEPRELVDLGFGVINTNRTPFDALAQAEATSKKAEPLLADLEKNRNQKVLNKMATNLKDLSDVIGTDAVFILKNKKDTESIDGVPVVHSWEIGEMKNPAEFLKMLAERRECN is encoded by the coding sequence ATGTCGAACATGCCCTTACATAGAGATCATATAATTATTGAGATCAACGAGCTTTTATCCAACCATGGATTTGACACTTCTAATATATATGATAGAAGTTGTTTTGATCTGGTGGCTCGAAGAGAACTACTTTTGCTTTTAATGAAAGTACTGGTTAACATAGATGGGTTCAGCGCAGCCCATGCCCAGGAAATTAAACGAGTAGCCCGCACTTTCTTTGCTTCACCCATTCTAGTAGGTCTTAAATCCAAGAATGAAGCATTAGAAGAAGATGTGGTGTACGAACGCCATGGAATACCAGTGATCGCACCCTCAACTCTGCGAAATATAGTGGTTGAAGAAATTTATCCAGAAATATTCGCTGATCGAGGAGGATATTACGTTCAGATCGATGGCCAGGTTATTAAGCAGATGAGGGAGCAACAAAACCTCTCACTGAAAGATCTGGCTGACAGGGCCCATGTATCCAGGGAAACCATCTATAAATACGAGACCGGGAGGGTACGAGCACAACCAGATACTGCATTTTTACTGGAAAGCATCCTTGACATGAGGATCACTCTTTCAGTTAACTTATTTGCGGTTCCTAAGGAGGAAGATGCTGCAGAGGTTAAAAAAGGAGAACCCAGGGAACTTGTTGATCTGGGGTTTGGAGTTATCAACACCAACCGAACACCATTTGATGCACTGGCCCAGGCGGAAGCAACTTCCAAAAAAGCAGAACCCCTACTGGCTGATCTTGAAAAAAATAGAAATCAGAAAGTGCTAAACAAGATGGCCACCAATCTGAAGGACCTTTCTGATGTTATAGGCACTGATGCTGTATTTATACTGAAAAATAAGAAGGATACAGAATCTATTGATGGGGTGCCGGTGGTTCACAGTTGGGAAATTGGTGAAATGAAAAACCCGGCTGAGTTTCTGAAGATGCTGGCAGAAAGAAGGGAATGTAATTAA
- a CDS encoding hypothetical protein (PFAM: Domain of unknown function (DUF74)) — MVSVDEYIIVSSNYIPGYEITETKGFVYGLTVRSRGVGGQIGAGIRSMFGGEIKEYVSMMEETRDEALIRAIDHAKAMGANAIISARYDSNDISDIMQEILVYGTAVVAHKVE; from the coding sequence ATGGTCTCAGTGGATGAATATATAATTGTGAGCTCTAATTACATACCAGGATATGAGATTACAGAAACTAAAGGTTTCGTTTACGGTCTTACTGTTCGTAGTAGGGGCGTAGGTGGACAGATAGGTGCAGGAATACGCTCCATGTTCGGTGGGGAGATTAAGGAATACGTGAGTATGATGGAAGAAACCAGGGATGAAGCCCTGATTAGAGCCATTGATCATGCCAAAGCCATGGGTGCCAACGCCATTATCAGCGCCCGTTATGACTCCAACGATATCTCCGACATAATGCAGGAGATCTTAGTTTATGGAACTGCTGTTGTGGCCCACAAAGTTGAATAG
- a CDS encoding hypothetical protein (PFAM: tRNAHis guanylyltransferase) yields the protein MKECEIFSSLKVPCTSPIVVRLDGRNFSQLSRKLEFDKPYDLEFVKVLADSTCQLFREFSPLFLYAFSDEVSLLMGEIPFAGRVEKLDSVLASFLSGAFTRRIMEQDEFRERIKDANPISFDSRVIPLSREKVVEYFQWRQMESWRNCLNGYSYWTLREDHSKEESMAVLHKKKSSQLHDLLFEKGIKLTEMPAWQRRGVGIYKKNFETEGLNPLTQEKVTSHRKKIFIDWDLPLFDEEFFRTNSLLK from the coding sequence ATGAAAGAATGTGAAATATTTTCCAGTTTAAAGGTCCCCTGCACTTCACCCATTGTAGTTCGACTTGATGGTAGAAATTTTTCACAATTATCCCGTAAACTGGAGTTTGACAAACCATACGACCTTGAATTTGTTAAAGTTCTTGCAGATTCGACCTGCCAACTCTTCAGGGAATTTAGTCCTCTATTTTTATATGCCTTTTCAGATGAGGTAAGTCTGCTTATGGGAGAGATACCCTTTGCAGGGAGGGTAGAAAAGCTGGATTCAGTTCTGGCCAGTTTTTTAAGCGGAGCATTCACCCGTAGGATCATGGAACAGGATGAATTCCGGGAAAGAATTAAGGATGCCAATCCTATTTCCTTTGATTCAAGAGTGATCCCTTTGTCCCGGGAGAAAGTTGTGGAGTACTTTCAGTGGAGGCAGATGGAATCCTGGAGGAACTGTTTGAACGGATACTCCTACTGGACATTACGGGAAGACCATTCTAAGGAAGAATCCATGGCGGTCCTCCATAAAAAGAAGAGCAGCCAGTTACATGATCTGCTTTTCGAAAAAGGTATTAAACTAACGGAGATGCCAGCCTGGCAGAGAAGAGGGGTGGGAATCTACAAAAAAAATTTTGAAACCGAGGGTTTAAACCCACTGACCCAGGAAAAAGTCACATCCCATCGGAAGAAGATATTCATTGATTGGGATCTTCCACTCTTTGATGAGGAGTTTTTCAGGACTAATTCACTGTTAAAATGA
- a CDS encoding putative protein involved in propionate catabolism (PFAM: MmgE/PrpD family): MITRDFAEFIASTSYQDLPEDVLNQAKLCFLDFLGVSLKGSHSKSATMVRNIIGTGGESTVIGGNTNNPMDAALANGVSAHCLDLDDGHRLAQLHPGACVIPAALALAESFKKSGKEFITALVVGYQVSIQMGMFLNPSHRQKGFHSTGTCGTMGATAAASKIMELDEEGILNALGLAGTQAAGLLESDHSGSMAKHLHTGKAAQAGVLSALLAKKGFTGAHSIFEGKEGLFRAMGDLKDQESFFKEPVSENSTPEEFEILRVYFKKYPVCRHLHSSLDATLSLIKNENIKASDIQEITVKTYKIAALHDNYQPETSEGFRQSLPVSTAIAIINGNLDMENINNSNWDKITEISSKIRIQCDEDLNKLYPQKRPSQVTIKSKNHFYTERIDLAKGEPENPFTKDELLNKFSILNPHVDVNILKTLDDMENENINQLLNIITHAF, translated from the coding sequence ATGATTACCCGAGATTTTGCAGAATTCATTGCTTCCACCAGTTACCAGGATCTTCCAGAAGATGTGTTAAACCAGGCAAAACTTTGCTTCCTGGATTTTTTAGGGGTTTCCCTCAAAGGATCCCATAGTAAAAGCGCAACGATGGTGAGAAATATTATCGGTACAGGGGGAGAGTCCACTGTTATCGGGGGAAATACCAACAACCCAATGGACGCAGCATTAGCCAATGGAGTTTCTGCCCATTGTCTGGATCTGGATGATGGTCATCGTCTGGCCCAGCTTCATCCAGGAGCATGTGTAATTCCAGCAGCATTAGCCCTAGCTGAATCCTTTAAAAAATCTGGAAAAGAATTCATTACGGCCCTGGTGGTGGGATACCAGGTTTCAATACAGATGGGGATGTTTCTAAATCCAAGTCACCGGCAAAAAGGTTTCCACAGTACTGGTACCTGTGGCACCATGGGTGCTACAGCTGCAGCATCAAAAATAATGGAACTGGATGAAGAAGGAATTTTAAATGCATTGGGACTGGCCGGGACCCAGGCTGCAGGGTTACTGGAGTCGGATCATTCTGGCAGCATGGCAAAACACCTTCATACAGGTAAAGCTGCCCAAGCAGGGGTTTTATCAGCATTACTCGCCAAGAAAGGTTTTACAGGAGCCCACAGCATTTTCGAGGGAAAAGAAGGACTATTCCGAGCTATGGGTGATTTAAAAGATCAGGAAAGTTTTTTTAAAGAACCTGTATCTGAAAACTCCACTCCTGAAGAATTCGAGATTCTTAGAGTGTATTTCAAAAAGTATCCTGTTTGCAGACATTTACACTCATCATTAGACGCTACCCTTAGTCTTATAAAAAATGAGAATATTAAAGCCAGTGATATTCAGGAAATAACTGTCAAAACCTATAAAATTGCAGCTTTGCATGATAATTACCAGCCCGAAACGAGTGAAGGATTCAGACAGAGTTTACCAGTGAGTACAGCTATAGCCATAATAAATGGAAATTTAGATATGGAAAACATTAACAACAGCAACTGGGATAAAATTACTGAAATTAGCAGTAAAATCAGAATTCAATGTGATGAAGATTTGAATAAACTTTATCCTCAAAAAAGACCATCACAAGTAACCATTAAAAGCAAAAATCATTTTTACACAGAAAGAATTGACCTGGCTAAAGGAGAACCCGAAAATCCATTCACCAAGGATGAACTCTTAAATAAATTCAGCATCCTTAACCCTCACGTAGATGTGAACATTTTAAAGACTTTGGATGACATGGAAAACGAGAATATAAACCAATTACTGAATATCATTACTCATGCGTTTTAA
- a CDS encoding D-3-phosphoglycerate dehydrogenase (PFAM: D-isomer specific 2-hydroxyacid dehydrogenase, NAD binding domain; ACT domain; D-isomer specific 2-hydroxyacid dehydrogenase, catalytic domain~TIGRFAM: D-3-phosphoglycerate dehydrogenase) produces MKVLIADQINQKGIEELEEVAEVVARTDITPEELVSDIKDFDAIVVRSRTKVTREVIEAAPLLKIIARAGVGVDNVDVEAATEKGIMVVNAPESTSITVAEHTMGLVLSMSRKIAIADKSVKEGKWEKSRFMGMELNGKILGIVGMGRIGSQVVIRSKAFGMDIMVYDPYITPEAAAELGVEVVDLETLLKNADVITIHVPLTPETKYLIAEPQFKIMKENAIIVNCARGGIIKEADLYDALKAGEIGGAALDVYEKEPPKENPLLELDNVVLTPHIAASTSEAQRDAAIIVAKEIKKVFQGESPKNVINMPVMDKETFQLIKPFFPLAEKLGKLLIQTAKGNIIELDITYCGELAEIQKHDIITRMILQEVLNPILTEPVNLVNAPGVAKNRGIIITEGKRSDSKGYKNLISIKMRADNNAVSVDGVFDKEPKIVMINGYQVDVETEGTMVIVRYKDIPGIIGSIGTKLGEHNINIAKMQVGRQAPGGEAVMVLKVDQNVSRDVEDAIKALDQVYDAVAVNL; encoded by the coding sequence ATGAAGGTACTTATTGCTGATCAGATAAACCAGAAAGGAATCGAAGAACTAGAAGAGGTTGCAGAGGTAGTTGCGCGTACAGATATCACTCCAGAAGAACTGGTAAGTGACATCAAAGATTTTGATGCCATTGTTGTAAGAAGCAGGACCAAAGTGACCCGAGAAGTTATTGAAGCTGCTCCTCTTTTGAAAATAATTGCCAGAGCAGGAGTGGGTGTTGATAATGTCGACGTGGAAGCAGCCACCGAAAAGGGAATCATGGTGGTCAACGCACCAGAATCCACCTCCATCACCGTGGCCGAGCACACCATGGGCCTGGTTTTATCCATGTCCAGGAAAATAGCCATTGCCGATAAATCAGTTAAGGAAGGCAAATGGGAAAAGAGCAGATTCATGGGAATGGAGCTCAATGGTAAAATACTGGGTATCGTTGGAATGGGCCGTATTGGTAGCCAGGTTGTCATCCGATCCAAGGCATTTGGCATGGATATTATGGTCTACGATCCTTACATCACTCCCGAAGCAGCAGCAGAACTGGGAGTAGAAGTAGTTGATTTGGAAACCCTCCTTAAAAACGCTGATGTAATCACCATCCACGTACCACTCACCCCTGAAACCAAGTACCTCATCGCCGAACCACAATTTAAAATCATGAAAGAAAATGCCATCATTGTAAACTGTGCCCGTGGGGGAATAATTAAAGAGGCAGATTTATATGATGCACTTAAAGCTGGTGAAATAGGAGGTGCTGCTCTTGATGTGTACGAAAAAGAGCCACCAAAGGAAAATCCTCTCCTTGAACTGGACAATGTGGTTTTAACTCCACATATTGCTGCTTCAACTTCTGAAGCCCAGCGTGATGCAGCCATAATTGTGGCCAAGGAGATCAAGAAGGTTTTCCAGGGAGAATCCCCCAAAAATGTTATTAACATGCCGGTGATGGATAAGGAAACTTTTCAACTAATTAAGCCATTCTTCCCTCTGGCAGAGAAACTGGGCAAATTACTGATTCAAACTGCTAAAGGAAACATAATTGAATTGGATATCACTTACTGTGGAGAACTGGCCGAAATTCAAAAACATGATATAATAACTAGGATGATCTTACAGGAAGTTTTAAACCCCATACTTACTGAACCAGTTAACCTGGTAAACGCCCCTGGAGTGGCTAAAAATAGGGGAATAATCATTACCGAAGGTAAAAGAAGCGATTCTAAAGGTTACAAGAACCTCATAAGCATTAAAATGAGGGCGGACAATAATGCAGTTAGTGTTGATGGTGTTTTTGATAAGGAACCCAAAATAGTCATGATCAACGGCTACCAAGTGGATGTTGAAACTGAAGGAACAATGGTAATTGTCCGTTACAAAGACATACCTGGCATTATAGGTTCCATTGGAACAAAACTGGGTGAACACAACATTAATATAGCTAAAATGCAGGTTGGTAGGCAGGCACCTGGTGGAGAAGCAGTTATGGTCCTTAAGGTGGATCAGAATGTTTCTCGGGATGTGGAAGATGCCATTAAGGCCCTGGATCAGGTTTACGATGCAGTGGCGGTTAACCTGTAA
- a CDS encoding hydro-lyase, Fe-S type, tartrate/fumarate subfamily (PFAM: Fumarate hydratase (Fumerase)~TIGRFAM: hydro-lyases, Fe-S type, tartrate/fumarate subfamily, alpha region), whose translation MSTIIRDLVKDAVIEASTTFRDDQIQAYQMAIENEANDNARWVMELLLENASIASSNKVPLCDDTGIPHVLVELGHNTQFNPDLFNQINEGVALGLKKLPGRPMAVCGNDIERIEQSRGLYNDPGKVIPPSVLVDTMDEDGLKIHVLMLGGGPEIRSHTYRVFHQRDHGNLFKEALTWMRSEIPKLGCTPCIPALGIGRTHFEASTLMLKAMAYGNLNHQSEIEKKITDSLNHTNVGALGLGGSVTALGAMVKVGPQRASGVRIVCMRPCCCVEPRKSSIYLSQNALE comes from the coding sequence ATGTCCACAATAATCAGAGACCTGGTTAAAGATGCAGTGATAGAAGCCAGTACAACCTTCAGAGATGACCAGATTCAAGCCTACCAAATGGCAATTGAGAATGAAGCAAATGATAATGCCCGTTGGGTTATGGAGTTACTCCTGGAAAACGCATCAATAGCCAGCAGTAATAAAGTTCCCCTGTGTGACGACACGGGAATACCCCATGTGCTGGTAGAATTGGGACATAATACTCAGTTTAATCCAGATTTATTCAACCAGATAAATGAAGGTGTGGCTTTAGGTCTTAAGAAACTCCCGGGAAGACCAATGGCAGTTTGTGGGAATGATATAGAACGGATTGAACAGAGCAGAGGACTTTACAATGACCCTGGAAAAGTAATACCTCCATCTGTTTTAGTGGATACAATGGATGAAGATGGTCTTAAAATCCATGTACTGATGTTAGGTGGCGGTCCAGAGATAAGGAGTCACACTTATCGTGTTTTTCACCAGCGGGATCATGGAAACCTTTTTAAGGAAGCGCTGACATGGATGAGATCAGAGATTCCTAAGTTGGGGTGCACACCATGCATCCCTGCACTGGGCATTGGTAGAACCCACTTTGAGGCTTCAACACTGATGCTAAAGGCAATGGCCTATGGGAACCTCAATCATCAATCAGAAATTGAAAAAAAGATAACTGATTCCTTGAATCATACCAATGTTGGTGCCCTTGGTCTGGGGGGTTCAGTCACCGCCCTGGGGGCAATGGTGAAAGTAGGACCACAAAGGGCCAGTGGGGTGCGTATCGTTTGCATGCGTCCCTGTTGTTGTGTTGAACCAAGAAAATCATCTATTTATCTTTCACAAAATGCACTGGAGTGA
- a CDS encoding putative metal-dependent protease of the PAD1/JAB1 superfamily (PFAM: Mov34/MPN/PAD-1 family), with product MTEKETWMDKIMGHVLGNKDKHFHEIIIDREVVEEIIQIARQAHPFEFVAMLEGKIKDEILHIDGLVFSAGETSHQGAVINTFMIPISTGTLGSVHSHPGPSASPSTADLQMFAKNGFFHLIIAEPYIEESMIGYNSFGEITSYKII from the coding sequence ATGACTGAAAAAGAAACATGGATGGACAAAATCATGGGGCATGTCCTGGGAAATAAAGATAAACATTTCCATGAAATCATTATCGACCGGGAAGTTGTGGAAGAAATAATCCAGATCGCCAGACAAGCTCATCCCTTTGAATTTGTAGCCATGTTAGAGGGGAAGATCAAAGATGAAATCCTGCACATAGATGGCCTGGTCTTTTCAGCTGGTGAAACATCCCATCAAGGGGCAGTTATAAATACTTTTATGATTCCTATATCCACCGGTACCTTAGGCTCAGTGCACAGCCATCCCGGGCCCAGTGCATCTCCCTCAACTGCAGATTTGCAAATGTTCGCTAAAAATGGGTTTTTTCATTTGATAATCGCAGAACCTTACATTGAAGAAAGTATGATTGGATATAACTCATTTGGCGAGATAACCAGTTATAAGATAATTTAA
- a CDS encoding Peptidase family U32 (PFAM: Peptidase family U32), which translates to MAMDTHNFLNKIGINKPDNNLPDSTKRFPDGAQYRFEVPGIQKPGAMEGLLEALDMYDVRVHRVTQTKGIMLLTDSEILEMTDLARDAQMELFLSVGPRAPYDTSASAKTKEGARIGYRLRGYDNLTYAIEDVKRAVDLGVRGIVVYDEGLLWVLSKMREEGELPANVHFKVSAHCGHGNPASARLLETIGADSFNPVRDLQIAMLAAIRQSIEISLDIHTENPKSSGGFIRHYEAPEIIRKACPVYLKTGGAVAAHHGYDTTRKEAGERARQVLLVQSMINRFYPEAVISKKGVKDMAIPE; encoded by the coding sequence ATGGCAATGGATACTCATAACTTTTTGAATAAAATTGGAATCAACAAACCTGACAATAACTTACCAGATTCAACTAAAAGGTTTCCAGATGGTGCTCAGTATCGTTTTGAAGTTCCTGGAATCCAGAAACCCGGAGCTATGGAGGGTCTTCTGGAAGCCTTGGACATGTACGATGTCAGAGTACACCGGGTGACCCAGACCAAGGGGATAATGCTCTTAACTGACAGTGAAATTCTGGAAATGACGGATCTTGCCCGTGATGCCCAAATGGAACTCTTTTTAAGTGTTGGTCCCCGTGCTCCCTATGACACCAGTGCCTCGGCTAAAACCAAGGAAGGTGCCAGGATAGGTTACAGGCTCAGAGGTTATGATAACCTCACCTATGCTATTGAGGATGTTAAAAGGGCTGTGGATCTTGGTGTGAGAGGAATTGTGGTTTATGATGAGGGACTCCTCTGGGTTCTGAGTAAAATGCGTGAAGAAGGAGAATTACCTGCAAATGTGCACTTCAAGGTTTCAGCCCACTGTGGTCACGGAAACCCTGCCTCAGCGCGTCTTTTGGAAACGATTGGTGCTGATTCATTTAACCCGGTGCGAGATCTGCAGATAGCAATGCTGGCTGCCATAAGACAATCCATTGAAATTTCACTGGATATCCACACCGAAAACCCCAAATCGTCAGGAGGGTTCATCAGACATTACGAAGCTCCTGAAATTATCAGGAAAGCTTGTCCAGTGTATCTTAAAACAGGTGGGGCAGTGGCTGCCCATCATGGCTACGACACCACCCGGAAAGAAGCAGGTGAAAGAGCAAGACAGGTTTTACTGGTTCAAAGTATGATCAACCGCTTTTATCCCGAAGCAGTTATATCCAAAAAAGGGGTTAAAGATATGGCCATACCCGAGTAG
- a CDS encoding aspartate dehydrogenase (PFAM: Homoserine dehydrogenase, NAD binding domain; Domain of unknown function DUF108~TIGRFAM: aspartate dehydrogenase), whose amino-acid sequence MRVGILGCGAIANIITNFAVEGKLGVEIKFFYDRDMERAENLASQVDGRVVLDLEDMLNHVDLVIEAASPQAVEKMVPPILKAGKDVIVMSVGGLMDPNVRSKLQKLAKDNNCRIYAPSGAIVGLDGIKTASLGKIERITLVTRKPPRSLGITAEKETILYEGKSSEAVQKFPLNINVAATVSIAAGQEIDVKIIADPQVDRNIHELEVVGDFGEFRTTTRNLRCSMNPKTSVLAAYSAIKLLNSLNENLLVGT is encoded by the coding sequence ATGAGGGTTGGCATACTTGGATGCGGCGCCATAGCCAATATTATAACTAATTTTGCCGTGGAAGGAAAGCTTGGCGTTGAAATCAAATTTTTTTATGACCGAGACATGGAAAGAGCCGAGAACCTGGCCTCCCAAGTGGATGGTCGGGTGGTTCTGGACCTGGAAGACATGCTTAACCATGTTGACCTGGTGATTGAAGCTGCTTCCCCCCAAGCAGTTGAAAAAATGGTCCCCCCTATCCTTAAAGCAGGTAAGGATGTGATTGTTATGAGTGTAGGGGGACTTATGGACCCCAATGTTCGTTCAAAACTACAAAAGTTAGCTAAAGATAATAATTGCAGAATATACGCCCCTTCAGGAGCAATTGTGGGATTAGACGGGATTAAAACTGCATCTTTAGGTAAAATCGAACGAATTACCCTCGTAACCAGAAAACCGCCCCGTTCATTGGGAATAACCGCTGAAAAAGAGACCATACTATATGAGGGTAAATCCAGTGAAGCAGTTCAGAAATTCCCCCTGAATATCAATGTGGCGGCCACAGTAAGTATAGCTGCGGGTCAAGAAATTGATGTTAAGATCATTGCTGACCCCCAGGTAGACCGGAACATACACGAATTAGAAGTGGTGGGAGACTTTGGAGAATTCCGTACCACAACCCGCAACCTTAGATGTTCTATGAACCCCAAGACCAGCGTTTTAGCAGCATATTCAGCTATTAAACTACTTAACAGTCTCAATGAAAATCTATTGGTGGGAACTTAA
- a CDS encoding hypothetical protein (PFAM: PRC-barrel domain) yields MVELTNLYNLDVYTTRGKYVGRIHDVILNIKKGRVSTLKAVATNPDKKSVGIKDVITKSIRIVPEGDEIRPLREEGTIEIPYDRVQAVGDILLISPEIKETAVPASTET; encoded by the coding sequence ATGGTGGAATTAACGAATCTGTACAACTTAGATGTGTATACCACCCGTGGAAAGTACGTGGGACGCATCCATGACGTGATCTTAAACATCAAAAAAGGTAGGGTTTCAACCCTGAAAGCCGTTGCCACAAATCCTGACAAAAAAAGTGTGGGCATTAAAGATGTTATAACCAAAAGCATACGAATAGTTCCCGAAGGAGATGAAATACGACCTCTTAGAGAAGAAGGAACTATTGAAATACCTTACGACCGAGTTCAGGCAGTGGGAGACATTTTACTCATTAGTCCAGAAATAAAAGAAACTGCAGTGCCTGCCAGTACGGAGACTTAG